The segment CTGCTTAATCAGGCAGCCGCTGATCCGAATGTGCTGGTGATCAAGCAGACGATGTACCGGGTGGTGCCCGATTCGCCGTTGGTGGATGCGCTGGTACGGGCAGCGCGTGCCAACAAAGAGGTGGTGGCAGTTATCGAACTGATGGCACGCTTTAATGAAGAGGAGAATATTGCCCTGGCCAACAAGCTCTCAGCTGCCGGTGTGCAGGTGGTCTACGGTGTGGTGGGTTATAAAACCCACTGTAAAATGCTGATGGTGGTGCGCCGTGAAGGTCGCAAACTGCGTCGGTATGTGCATCTGGGTACCGGTAATTATCACACCGTGACCAGTCGTTTCTACACCGATTTCGGGTTGCTTAGTTGTCATCCGGAACTGGGTGAGGATGTGCATAAACTGTTCCAGCAGTTGACCGGGCTTGGCAAAGCCATGCGCCTGAAAGCGATGTTATCGGCACCGTTTACGCTGCATAAGGGTGTGATTGAGCGCATCAACCGCGAGGCGGAAACTGCGCGTAGCGGAGGCGAGGCGAGAATTCGCGCCAAGATCAACGGGCTAGAAGAGCCTGAAGTGATCAGGGCGCTCTATCGTGCCTCCCAGGCCGGTGTGAAAATTGATCTGGTTGTGCGCGGCATCTGCTGCCTGCGTCCGGGCATAACCGGGATTTCAGAAAATATCCGTGTGCGTTCGGTGCTGGGTCGTTTTCTTGAGCACACCCGTATCTACTATTTCCACAATGGTGGTGATTCAGAGGTGTTCTGTGCCAGTGCGGACTGGATGAGCCGCAATCTGCTCAGGCGCGTGGAGACCTGTTTCCCTGTGCGCGATCCCGCCTTGAAAAAAGAGGTGATTGCTCAGGGGCTGACGCCTTACCTCTCTGATAATGCGGCAACATGGCAGCTGAAATCCGATGGCTCATATCAACGTGTGCAGAGTCGGACGCAGATAAAAAATGCGCAGGTGATGTTGATGCAGAAACTGGGAACCTTGAAAGAGTAGGGTTTAACTTGGTTGTTCGAGGTCGATGTGCAGGGGCAGGCCAAAAGCTTCTCTGAAATAGTCTGCGGTCTGAAGGGCGGCCCAGCGTTCCAGCAACATATCACCACTGCCTTCGATATTCAGGGCTGCGGTCTCCGGCTCAACATTCAAACTCAAGCGACTGATGCGGTTGCGGCGCTCCTTGTTCAGAGCGATAGCCAGTCGCAGCAGGGCACTGAGTTGCCACACCTTCAACTGGGCACTTTTAGATAGCTCTGAGAACTCCTTGTGGCTATCTGAGGGGCTGCCTTTGCGTTGATAGCGCACAAGCTGGGTGAGTATCTGTTTTTCATTATCACTTAAGCCGAGCAGCGGTGCTACCGATATGAGATAGGCGGCATGGCGGTGGTGACCGCCGACGCGCACATACATGCCGATCTCATGCACCAGGGCTGCGACCTCCAGCAGAAGTCTGTCACGATGGTGTAGGGCATGCAGTTCACGGCTCTGATCAAACAGTACCAGCGCAAGACCTGCCACCTCTTTGCCATATTTACGATCCACATGGTATTTGTTTTTCAGACTGCGTGCCCATGCAATGAGATTACGACGCTGTGAATCAAAGGTCTGCTCTTCGCTGTCCACCATATCCAGAACAATGCCATCGAGCAGGCTGGCATCAGGCATCACCATTTTCTTGGCGCCGGAGAGCTTCATAATCTCATAAAACACCATGGCAGCAGGCAGGATTACATCGGCTCGATCAGGCCTCAGCCCCAGATCACGAACACGCTCCTCAAAGCTGAGTTTGGATAGTTTTCTGATCAGTTTTTTCAGCTCTTTGCGACGGATGCAGGCTGCTGATTCAGTTCCCAGAATCTGAAAAGCCAACTCACCGATGGCAGAAGCATTGCCACCGGTTGCAATGCAGCTGTCGGCCTTGCGGCTGCCGATCTGTTCGCGAAGTTTTTTGCGTGTGCCATCGAGGTATTCAGAGAGCAGGGTGTTGAAATCACCCTCCTGACCGAGCATCTCCAGCAGGCGAACGGTGCCGATCTTAAAGCTTTGGGCACCAATCACTTCGCCATCATCACATGTGGTGACCTCAACGCTGCCGCCACCCATATCGATCAGTACCGTAAACTTATCTTCCATATCGACACGGCGGCTGATCGAGTAGTGCACCAGTCGTGCCTCCTCTTCGCCGCTGATCAGTTGAAGATCTATGTTTGTTTCATCAAAAATACGTTTGGCCAGCTCTCTGCCATTTTTGGAGTCACGCATCGCACTGGTCGCCGTGGCGCGGTATTTCTCAATCTGGTGCTGATCAAGGATGCGGCGAAACTGCCGGAATGCCTCCAGCGCATCTTCCATGGTCTGCGGGCTGAAGGTACCGCTGGTAAAAGCGTCATGACCAAGACGAACCGGCTCTCTGTAGCGCTGAACCAGTGTCGGCGTGCCGCTGGTATCCTGCATGGCGATACCAAGACGCATGGCATTGGAGCCGACATCAATAGCCGCGACAAGAGCGCTGTTCTCGGGTAGTGCATCATCTGAAATAAGGCTGACAAATTCCATCTGCTTATGCTGCCGTGGTGTTTAGGAAATCGCTATCTAATTTCGGCACAGATCCATATTCCTGTGTATTAATTGTGGATTTGCAGTGTAGAATATTTCGTCCTCTGTAGATAGGGGCGACACTCTACTCAGGGAGTATGCATGATGGATGCACCGTTTAATGATGAGAATCAGAATAAAGAGAGTTCACAGCGTAGCTCAAATCCGGAGACAAGGCCTTACGATGCCTTGATCAATCAACATGGTTTTGATGATAGTAAGGTTGAGAAAATCATCACCTCCTATCTGCAGGAGCAGGAGCTTAAACCCTATCAGGCTGAGCTAATTAACCTTCAGCAACACCTTGAACAGACCAAGCAGCGCATGATTATTCTCTTTGAAGGCAGGGATGCCGCGGGCAAAGGTGGAACCATTCGCAGTGTGACCCGTTATATGAATGAGAAGCACTATCGCGTTATTGCGCTGGGTAAGCCGACCGAAGAGCAGCGCACGCAGTGGTTTTTCCAGAAGTATGTCTCCCAGTTTCCCCGCGGTGGAGAGATCGCGATGTTTGATCGCAGCTGGTACAACCGCGCTATGGTGGAGCCGGTGTTCGGCTTCTGCACGGATGAGGAGTATAACAACTTTATGACCGGTGTGGTCGGCTTTGAGAAGGATCTGGTGCGTCAGGGAACTATTCTGGTGAAGATCTACTTCAGTGTGACCAAAGAGATGCAGCAGAAACGATTTGAACGTCGTAAGGATGATCCACTACGGCAGTGGAAGCTCTCCGAGGTGGATGTGCAGGCGCAGGAGCGCTGGGACGATTTTGATAAGGTGAAGTTCGAGATGCTCAAGCATACCCACACTGCAGCTGCACCGTGGACGCTTATCCGCTCTGCCAATAAACACCTGGCCCGCCTCAATGCCATTAAAGTGATCCTTAACGCTGTGGAGTATGAAACCAGCAATCTGGAGCTCGATTATGTGCCGGATGACACGATTGTGATTTCCGGAGCAAGAGAGATTGAACTGATGCAGAAGGAGAGGTTGCGCAGCAAGGGGAAGAAAAAAGGGTAAATGGCCTCCTCAGACAGGCAAGGGAGCGCTTGATCATACCCTTGCCTGTTTTATGGTCGTGTTGTAGTAGTGATAACTGTCGGAGTGCAATTTGAGGCTTCAAGATTTGCTCAGGGTGTGTATAATGCTACCCCTCTTGCGGAACCGCTCCGCGTGAGCAATTCAACCCCTGGAGAATAATAATGACTACCTTGGTTAATGCTGATTTCACCCCTAAAACAGATGAAGCTGATGGCTCAGAAGCTCAGGCCAAGTGTTATGACCGGCTGATTGAAAAAAATGAGCTTACTGATGAGAAGGTGAAGAAGGTTCTCACCAAATATCTGCAGGAGCAGGAGCTTAAACCGTTTCAGGCGGAATTGATTAATCTGCAGAAGCATCTGGAACAGACCAATCAGCGCATGATTATCCTCTTTGAGGGCAGGGATGCAGCAGGCAAGGGCGGCACCATTCGCCGTGTTACCCGTTACATGAATGAGAAACATTATCGCATCATTGCCATGGGCAAACCGACTGATGAGCAGCGCACGCAGTGGTTCTTCCAGAAATATGTCTCCCAGTTCCCACATGGTGGTGAGATCGCCATGTTTGATCGTAGCTGGTACAACCGTGCGATGGTAGAGCCGGTGTTCGGCTTCTGCAGCGATGCCGAGTATAAGAACTTCATGAAGGGTGTCGGTGGTTTTGAGAAGGATCTGGTACGTCAGGGCACCATTCTGGTGAAGATCTACTTCAGTGTAACCAAGGATGTGCAGCAGAAGCGCTTTGATCGCCGCAAGGATGATCCACTGCGCCAGTGGAAACTCTCTGAAGTGGATGTGCAGGCGCAGGAGCGCTGGGAAGATTTTGATAAGGTGAAGTTTGAGATGCTTAGGCGCACCCATACTGCCTCAGCACCGTGGACTGTGATTCGCTCTACCGATAAACATCTGGCTCGTCTGAATGCCATCAGGGTGATCCTCAACTCAGTCGATTATGACAAAGTGAACATGGAACTTGATTATGTGCCTGATGACAATGTGGTGATTTCAGGTGCGCGTGAGATTGAGTTAATGCAGCGGGATCGCTTGCGCAGTAAGAGCAGAAACAAAGTAGCGGATGATCTGCCAGAAGCGGATCAGTCAGCATAACGATCAAAGGGCGGTTTTTACCGCCCTTTTTTTTATTCACAACCTGTATGAAACAGCCACAATCGAGTTTATTCATATTTCAAAGGGGCTGCTTTTGTGTATAATGCCGGGTCCTTTTGGAGATGTAGCGTGTCAGAGGGAATTCAAATATTTAAGGAGTAGAAAGAGATGAATCTGTTGGCAAACCCTGAGGTTACCCTGGATGAGGGCCCGGAGGTCATGCCGCAAGAAAATCCTCCCTGCTATGAACAACTCATAGAAGAGCATGGACTAAGCGACAATAAAGTAGAAAGCATCATCACCAAATATCTGCAGGAGAGAGAGCTCAAGCCCTATCAGGCCGAGCTGATCAAACTGCAGCAACATCTTGATAAAACGAATCAACGTATGATTATTCTATTTGAAGGCCGGGATGCAGCAGCCAAGGGCGGCACCATTCGCCGCGTTACCCGTTACATGAATGAAAAACATTACCGCATCATCGCTATGGGAAAGCCGACCGAAGAGCAGCGTAGTCAGTGGTTCTTCCAGAAATATGTCTCCCAGTTTCCACATGGTGGCGAGGTCGTGCTGTTTGATCGCAGCTGGTACAACCGGGCCATGGTTGAGCCTGTTTTCGGATTCTGTTCAACAGAAGAGTATAAAAATTTCATGAAGGGTGTGATTGGTTTTGAGAAGGATCTCATTCGTCAGGGTACAATTCTCGTAAAACTCTATTTCAGCGTCACCAAAGATGCCCAGAAGGCCCGCTTTGACCGGCGCACCACTGATCCGCTCAGGCAGTGGAAGCTCTCTGAAGTGGATATGCAGGCACAGGAGCGCTGGGACGACTTTACCAAAACA is part of the Mariprofundus sp. NF genome and harbors:
- a CDS encoding Ppx/GppA phosphatase family protein, which gives rise to MEFVSLISDDALPENSALVAAIDVGSNAMRLGIAMQDTSGTPTLVQRYREPVRLGHDAFTSGTFSPQTMEDALEAFRQFRRILDQHQIEKYRATATSAMRDSKNGRELAKRIFDETNIDLQLISGEEEARLVHYSISRRVDMEDKFTVLIDMGGGSVEVTTCDDGEVIGAQSFKIGTVRLLEMLGQEGDFNTLLSEYLDGTRKKLREQIGSRKADSCIATGGNASAIGELAFQILGTESAACIRRKELKKLIRKLSKLSFEERVRDLGLRPDRADVILPAAMVFYEIMKLSGAKKMVMPDASLLDGIVLDMVDSEEQTFDSQRRNLIAWARSLKNKYHVDRKYGKEVAGLALVLFDQSRELHALHHRDRLLLEVAALVHEIGMYVRVGGHHRHAAYLISVAPLLGLSDNEKQILTQLVRYQRKGSPSDSHKEFSELSKSAQLKVWQLSALLRLAIALNKERRNRISRLSLNVEPETAALNIEGSGDMLLERWAALQTADYFREAFGLPLHIDLEQPS
- the ppk2 gene encoding polyphosphate kinase 2, producing MTTLVNADFTPKTDEADGSEAQAKCYDRLIEKNELTDEKVKKVLTKYLQEQELKPFQAELINLQKHLEQTNQRMIILFEGRDAAGKGGTIRRVTRYMNEKHYRIIAMGKPTDEQRTQWFFQKYVSQFPHGGEIAMFDRSWYNRAMVEPVFGFCSDAEYKNFMKGVGGFEKDLVRQGTILVKIYFSVTKDVQQKRFDRRKDDPLRQWKLSEVDVQAQERWEDFDKVKFEMLRRTHTASAPWTVIRSTDKHLARLNAIRVILNSVDYDKVNMELDYVPDDNVVISGAREIELMQRDRLRSKSRNKVADDLPEADQSA
- the ppk2 gene encoding polyphosphate kinase 2; its protein translation is MPQENPPCYEQLIEEHGLSDNKVESIITKYLQERELKPYQAELIKLQQHLDKTNQRMIILFEGRDAAAKGGTIRRVTRYMNEKHYRIIAMGKPTEEQRSQWFFQKYVSQFPHGGEVVLFDRSWYNRAMVEPVFGFCSTEEYKNFMKGVIGFEKDLIRQGTILVKLYFSVTKDAQKARFDRRTTDPLRQWKLSEVDMQAQERWDDFTKTKYEMLKRTHTSSAPWTVIRSMDKHKCRLNAIKTILNAVDYEGYNEGLDFVPDEKVVISGAREIELMNKQRLRSGKFTG
- the ppk2 gene encoding polyphosphate kinase 2, with amino-acid sequence MMDAPFNDENQNKESSQRSSNPETRPYDALINQHGFDDSKVEKIITSYLQEQELKPYQAELINLQQHLEQTKQRMIILFEGRDAAGKGGTIRSVTRYMNEKHYRVIALGKPTEEQRTQWFFQKYVSQFPRGGEIAMFDRSWYNRAMVEPVFGFCTDEEYNNFMTGVVGFEKDLVRQGTILVKIYFSVTKEMQQKRFERRKDDPLRQWKLSEVDVQAQERWDDFDKVKFEMLKHTHTAAAPWTLIRSANKHLARLNAIKVILNAVEYETSNLELDYVPDDTIVISGAREIELMQKERLRSKGKKKG